In Achromobacter spanius, the following proteins share a genomic window:
- a CDS encoding FadR/GntR family transcriptional regulator has product MTLQLLPKSEELATKPGADRAYVRLAAQIQALVAQGEFAVGKRLPAERALAERFDVSRTALREAIIALELQGVVEVRGGSGIYVCEAKPGVARLPAAQEVGAGPFELLRARCLIESEIAALAATTRNDADLDRIFEALTTMREQMTDKAANEEADRRFHLYIAQSTGNSVLLATVTSMWDQAQGPIWEKIEQHFHTQELRQASQEDHQRIFSALVASDAQAARQAMRAHLERVIGEFAQGWR; this is encoded by the coding sequence ATGACGCTGCAACTACTCCCCAAATCCGAAGAACTCGCCACCAAGCCGGGGGCGGACCGCGCCTATGTGCGGCTGGCCGCACAAATCCAGGCCCTGGTCGCCCAAGGCGAATTCGCCGTTGGCAAGCGGCTGCCGGCCGAACGCGCGCTGGCCGAACGTTTCGACGTCAGCCGCACCGCGTTGCGCGAAGCGATCATTGCGCTGGAACTGCAAGGGGTGGTGGAAGTGCGGGGCGGGTCGGGCATCTACGTCTGCGAAGCCAAGCCCGGCGTTGCCCGCCTGCCGGCGGCGCAGGAAGTCGGGGCGGGGCCGTTTGAATTGCTGCGGGCGCGTTGCCTGATCGAATCCGAAATCGCCGCGCTGGCGGCCACCACCCGTAACGACGCCGACCTGGACCGCATCTTTGAAGCGCTGACGACCATGCGCGAACAAATGACGGACAAGGCGGCCAACGAAGAGGCCGACCGCCGCTTTCACCTGTACATCGCTCAGTCCACCGGCAATAGCGTTTTGCTGGCGACGGTGACGTCGATGTGGGATCAGGCCCAAGGCCCGATCTGGGAAAAGATAGAACAGCACTTCCATACGCAGGAATTACGCCAGGCATCGCAGGAAGACCATCAGCGCATTTTCAGCGCCTTGGTCGCGAGCGATGCGCAGGCGGCCAGGCAAGCGATGCGCGCTCACCTTGAGCGCGTCATCGGTGAGTTCGCGCAGGGGTGGCGATAG